In Cyclopterus lumpus isolate fCycLum1 chromosome 2, fCycLum1.pri, whole genome shotgun sequence, the genomic stretch CTTGGATGCATGCAAACTCATAAAACAGGCCATTATTGTATTGGGTTATCACCCTGTGCCTAATTAGCAAATGCTAGCATGCGAACATGGAAAACATTAGACTTGCTAAAcgtcagcatgttagcattgcaGCTGTGCTAGCAAATACTAGCATGCTAACAAACTAAGACATACAtggaaaacaatacatttgctAAACATCCGTATGTTGTCATTGCAGTTGCAAGCATTGTTGATGTTAGCATTACTTAGCAAATGctagcacgcgcacacacacacacacacacacacacacccacctgcGTCGCCTTGTCCCTCATGTAGGGGGATTGCAGGTGCTGGCTGTCGTCCTGAGGCCAAGGACCTGTCAGGTGGGAGCCAGCGAGCGCGCCCTGCGAGGGCCACAGCTGGACGCAATGGCGGGAGACCGAGAGGAGAATGAGGAGTccggaaggggaggggggaggcccTCAGCGGAAGAGGCGGGGGATGCCGGAAGACGCGGAAGAGAACCTCGGGAATATGTGGGACGATAAGGCCACGGATGCCGtctgaaagaaagagggagagaggcgaGTCAGGTATGCCGTGTcgatgtaaacaacaacaacaacaacaaatcatcGACACACAGCTGGCCTGCAGGATTAGCTTGTGACTGTCttgctctgtgtgtctgtctaggtttgtgtgtgtgtatgtgcatatgtgtctaggagtgtgtgtgcgttgccaGATTGATGTTAATCCGTCCCGTGCTGGGCAGAGCAGATATGCCCCCCGCCCTGGTTAATGCCATTAAAAGAGCTTAAAGCAGGGGGGAGGCACTGAGGGGACAAGTGCTGGCTTCTACCCGACTGACCCTGATTCAGACACCCATGGGTCCTTGCGGGTTGTCAGCCGGCAACAACTCTGATGACTTATTTCAGATTAGCATCGAAAAACAAACCATACCTTTTAAAACAATGCCATGCTATGTAAAGCTGGAGCACCAAAACTCCTACGTGTACTGAACCATGCAAATAATCTTGTTTTACTGCTAATGAGTTTGACTTTGCAAGTTAATTGTGattgacatttttaatgaaaaatacttGTTTAAACAACCAGTTTAAACAACAATGCAGCATTAATAAAGCCACACACAACATAATCCATTCTAATTCAATGCAAAGCACCTTGCAGCATCGAGAatgcgtttatttattttttgtggcatggctgcccccccacccccctgaaGAGCATCTTACTGACAACAtgcatgtacaaacacacagcatcatCGACTGGCAGTGCTGGTCCAGGAGCAAGGGGGGTGGCCTTGACCAGCACACATCGCTGTTGCTAGGGAACAGGACCGACTGGTCTTCATTCATTaacactcactgtgtgtgtgtttgggcatCAGAGGTCTCTCAGCAAGATGCTCAGCCGTCTTTATGTTACCTCTGCCATGTGCAATGCAATGGCAGACAGTAACAGCACTATTTTAAGTTTGCGGGGATCCCTTTAAACCAGATAAGCTCATAacagatacatattttattGATCCACCAAGAGCAAAAGTACTAATAAGCATGGGACGTAAATCTACTATCTTCACCATTAATCATATAAAAGCCCAGTATTTTGttcaaccaacagtccaaaacagAAAGATTCAATTAACTACTATATACTATTCACAATACATCATAGTTGAGAAAACAGCAAATATcttctttgtagttgctttttcttttaacaaatgaCCTAAACGGTGGTTTAATTTTCTGTTGACGGACTAATCAATGCATTGGTAAAGCTCTAGTTTAACACACCTGCCTTAACTGTGCCAATGGAAAGAAAACTAATGGAACAAGAAGACTTCACGGCCACGCACAATACTAATACATACACTTATCTTGCAAATTGCTGGGTTTTATAATACGAAATAGGATTAAAGCAGAGATAAACATTTTggggaataaaaaataaataataaatgctcCCTGAATATCAATTATCAACACAATCACATGCACAtcataaaagcacattttgttTACTGGGAGACTGGCATGCACCCCCCCACGTGAtataatcaccatcatcaaaaCCTACTGCATGCAACGCCACACGAGAAGCAGAGCATCGTCCATGTTGAGATTAaagcgtgtgcgcgtgtgtgcgagagaggagagaaacacGCTCACCTGCAGAAACGTGATCGAGCTGCGCTGCATGTAGAAGAGCATGGAGGTCCACGGCTCCCCAGCTCCCGGTTGATATCCGCCGCCACTCGGAGACGTTAACGACGCGCTGGGAACCGACGGTGTAGGCTACGTGAGGAAAAGGCCTCTTCGATATAAACAAGCGGACATAGAAAAGACACTAAAACGCCGTGCGCGTAGACGGCAGCGAGACGGGAGGTGTCAAAATGGGCGTTGCTGTGTTCGCaacctgcctcctcctcgtcgtcgcggatggatgttttttcttccccccccccccccggctgaTGCGGCACGACGGCTGGAGCGGCCACCGAAACGCTTCCTGGTCGAAgaaaaaatagtaaaaaaaaaaaaggagattgtTGTCCCGAGGAATGTCGGGAAAACGACGGAAAAAAATTACAGAAAATACAGAAGGGGGATAGAGAAGAAGGTGGTGATGCTGTGCTAGCCTCGGTTGACACGACAGGAGAGGTACCAGTGTGAAGCGCGGAGCAATACACGCGGGAAAGCGCGGTCattgttttcaaagtaaaagtattttttttttttttaaattccaaaaAAAGAGTTAACAGGTGTACCGGGAGTTTAATGGTTTGTGCTAATTTACTGCAAGGTTTTTGGAAGAACGCACAATATCAACTGACATTACGAGTGATTCAAAGTGGGGCCGTGTTAATTATTTAAGTAAggaaatgttatattattttgaatgaagGTCGCCCAACTTCCGGTGCAGTTCCGGTCGCCTCTCAGACTTGACGCTACCGAAGGAGAGCTCTGACGTAGCGCACCGAACGCTGCGCCGCTCGTGCTGATGCTGCAGTTGCTATGGCGCGTGGAGCAGACGGCGGAGGGCGAGGTAAACAAGCTGGGGAGAGGAAATGTCGCCCTCGTGCGACAACTGATGGGAAGTCTGttcatttaaacaaattaaCATTTATAAAAGGACTGTTAGATGTTTCAGtactttcagaataaaaggcCCTGGAAACCCGAATGAGATGTCACCATAACAAATATAACCAAcaattatttaatacatttatttagtttttttttcttcttccatatTGACTTGCAAATGTTTACATAAACTGTACCAAGCAGATGCATAGCAATGGGATCAAAGGCCGTGTCCATTGAATGCAAAAAACAGAATTCCATAAACATTATGCAAATATCAATgcaatacacatacatatgttgtttttttctcatacaAATTACAGattacaaaaaacataaatgaaataTTTTCATATGCCCTGAAAGCAGCGGCTGAACATACAGAATGGGCACGACGACGTCTCAGGACGCCCGTACAACGCCGACAATTCGACCGCTTGTAAAGAAAACACGACACGTGCGTCGATCAGTCGCTCGGACATCGAGGGGGCGGGACAACAAGAAGCAGAAATAATATCCAGCGTGCTACGGAGGGGGGTTTGGCTTCTTTTAGACGAGTTTCTCCGACAGGCGTTCAAGGAGCAGAGTCTGGACCTCCAGTCATACAGCAGGCAGCTCAACAGAGTCCACAGTGACGGCGATGCAACGGATCCCTCCGCAGGTTCGATTCCGGTGATTGTCGCGTTAAAAGGACTCCGGAGTTTGAGCCGTTCCTGGCGTTCGTTGTGCAAGCAGAGGGCGTTCCATGAAAACCCATTGATTTTAAGtgtttgtgcccccccccccacgaaaAATAGTCCAGAGGATTGTCATctgttttttctcctctccagtcagggggggggggattgtttACAAAACGATTGTGGCAATTCATAAGTGCAACAGAGATtaacatataaaaaaataaagacggGATTGAAgcaataaaccaaagtaatggAAAgcgataaaaaacaaacattgaaaGCGTTCTAAAACCGAAATCCTATTGCACAATTAAAAAGTTATAATACAGAAATCAATACgcaggcaaaaataaaaatgtaatcaaggGAACACAAAAGGGGGAAACTAGAGCAGGTTGTTCTGTCTTTTAAGACAGCCCGCTCGTTTTTTAACCTCACACTGGTGATTGTTTATCTtcgcctttttaaaaattattattattttttttttttttaaaaaagagtttAGAGACCACTTCTTGCTGCGGTCGCAACAGACAGGACTTTCTAAACACTGATTTTAATCGGTTCAAAGTGcacaaggaaaagaaagagatcaAAAGGGACGAAACGTGGttaaaaaccagacaaaaacaaaacgacaAAAAGGGAGATTAATAAAAGGCGTAAACAGAAGCGGATGAGAATGCTGCATAGCTGGATTCCATTGAAAGCAtcagaaagacacacagcagTAAGACCTAATTACTGTACACCATCAGGCTGTTTGTTCAGAGACACTTCCTCTTGCTGATTGAGAGCAGGGAGCTCAGCAGGCAAAAACCACACGCTCtgcttggtgttgttgttttacccAGTCTTGTCAGAGAAGCCTGCATTTCACACATGCGTGTCGCCGGGCCCGCTAGCCAAGCTGCCCCCCCGCAAGTAGATGGCCGAACTGGACTTAGGCCGGCTCTGGCTGTGAGCCGGACCGCGGGACgatccgttgttgttgttgacctcGGGGCCCCTAGCGTCCGTGGAAATGACCCACGTGGTGGGCCGCCACTTCTTCAGGGAATAAGGTGTTTTGACGCGCTTCTTGATCTTGTCGCCGCCGGGCCCCGGGGCTCCGTCTGGCTGCACCAAGCCCTCCCCTAGAAGACAGGTAAGCACACTGATCAGTTCCTGAACACTTGTCCCCTGTAGCTGGCCATGTGCTCGTGTGTGTTTCTATTAGTTTAAAAAGGCCCTCCGGCAATTCACTATTCTATTCAATCAAGTTGGAGAAATGTAAAACGTCGAATCAGATATCTCGACTTTAGTCCCTGGTCATgctccaaaaacactggatcctacatttcccacaatgcaattgTTAAAGTGTCATCAGAACGTTCCCGTTTGGCAAATTGACATTTCTATGTCTCCAATACCAAGCTGAGACAAGCCCTATGACATCACTACGCCATTATGGTGTATTCTCATAGGCCACATGACGGGCAAACGGATCTCCCCGAGTAAAGTTggtgttgtgtctctttaaggATACATTCCGTATCATCGATTTATTCAACAATTCATTATAATATCATTCAATACACTTTAACAAATAGTCAATTGGGTTAGCATCCATTAACTATTTGATTAATCAACCAAATAGTTTTAGGTTTGAAATAGGATTTAAGTTTCTATCAGAGCCTGatatctcttcttcctctggagCAGGTCTCATGTGAGGTGTTGGTGTGTGGAATCACCTAGTGAGGTCAGGTCCTGCGTCGTGAAGGACAGGTCCAGGGAATTGGGTCTCTCAGGCCGGCGGGCTCTGGGCTGCCGGAGCAGGGCCTCCCCTCTCATGGTGACCGGAGCCTCCCGCTGGGGGGCAGCGACACCGGCCCCCGAGCTCTCTCCCGGGGGCCCTCCGGTCTccctgctccctccctctccgctctcctcctccccgccgTCGCTCTCTCCCCCGCTCTCCCCGTCCCCCCTGCCGTGGCcagtgttgctgttgttgttgttggtgttgggCCGGGCTGAGCGGAGGGCCGCGGCGCTCACCGCCAACTCCCTCCCGCCGGGCTGCTCGCGCTCGCGGCTCAGGAGCGGCTCGTGCTCGTCGGGGCTGGTCGTAATGACGCCGAGGCTCAGGCGGCCGTCATCGGACCGCAGAGCTCCGGACCCGTTCTGAGTTACGCTGGATCCTACGAAACCCATCCCCCCGCCTGCGACCATGGTCGAGACCCCGGCGTGACCGTTAACGGCGCCATTGACGCTGCCGTTGGCGTGCAGAGCGGTTGTGTTGTTTGTGCCTGCTCCCCGATGAGCCTCCACCGCTGCGTTTGTGCCCGCCACTGCACCAATGTTCATCTTTGTCCCCTCCACCTGCCGCAGGTTGGACTTCCCCGAGCGTCCGAACTTGAACCTGAGAGAGGACGACGAAGACTCCTTCTTGGTGGGCTTGGTGCGCAGTGGCAGACTGGACGGCCTCTTGGGCAAGTTCTGCTGCTTGGGCAGGGGGAAGATGGTGGCGGATATGGGCGTGGCGGGGTCCAACGTGCCCGCGGCCTCGCTCGCCATCTTGATCAGCGGGTAGAGGAGGCTGGAGCTGCCGGGGCTCAGCGGATCCGGGGAGCAGAACTGCTTCTGCGAGTGCTCCATCAGGTTCTCGTCCGAGCTCTCCTTGAGGTTCTTGTCGACCTCCTTTGGGTCAAGCTTGGTGGTTTCCAGGTCTTCCTGGGTCAAGTGGAGGCAGACGGGGACGGCGGCTAAACCCACGGGGCCCTCAGAGTCGGATatcatggtggtggtggtggtggaggccGAGGGACTGCCCCTGAGGCctgtgctggtgctgctgccCTCTGGGCTGGGCAGGCGGGCGTTGGCCTGCTGCTGGCGCTCCTGATTGATGGAGTTCCTGTTCCTCTCAGCCCCGGCCCGGCCACTCACGGAGCCGGTGGTGTCGGCCTGCGTGTTCTTGGCAACGCCCTCTTGCTCCTCGATGTAAGTGGACGTTTGGTCTGCGTACGGGCCCGACTTCGGCGTCATGCGATTTCTGGCGAGAAAAGAAAACCCTGTTAAGGACGACATTTGAAACGAGCAGCAAGACGATGGAGGTGCTTCTGTGTTCACACCTACCTCTCGTTGTGCAGTGTGGTGGACATGGGGTTGAGCGTAGGGCTGACCGACTTGGACCGGTCCCATATGAGGAGCAGTTCTGCTAGACGCTCCTCGGCACACTGTGCCGTGAGCCGGGCCTCAGCGTCCTGGTCCCAACAGTCCTCCATTGTCTCTTTCAGAGAGCGGACCGCCTGGAGGAGACACGGTTTAGATGTTCAACAATAGGAGTGTATAGAAACACCTCTGACACTGAAGGAGGGAACGTGTCACTTTAAATCCGTCCTTCAAGCTCAACAGAAACCGTGACTTTATTTATATCCCGACAGACTGTTTTGCAGCTTTACTGGCAGGTTCTCTGTGTGTAATAAACTTTTCCGCTGATGTCCTCTCTGCCTCAATCGATAACAGCTGATCTGCTCCGGGCTCATCGCAAACTCACACTGGCCACTTGTCACGCTGCTCTGATACCAACAACGTGAtgagtatacacacacacatacatatatatcctGACCATTTCCCAGCTTTACTGACAAATcacatacatgagaacattaatGGAATTGCTCTGGGCTCAATTCTTCATGTAATGAAGCACTCCGAGAACGTCgttcacacacaccaaactgTTCTCTTTCCAGGCCTCGGGGAACTTGGGCCGCTGCTTCTCCCTGGACACCAGGACCTGCATGTCCTCAAACGTCGGGTGGTTCCCTGCCTCCGCTTGGAAGGCCATCTGGTAATCTGGCACCGACTCCCCTGGAGGTGGGGACGAGGAAGGACGAGTCATTTTTCATGTGTCAGAAACACCAAACTTCAAACTTCTGGATGTGCATTTCGGTGTCTGCTTCCCAAATAAGATAAATGTGAATTTAAGGGCTTTGTACCATCTGCAGCGTGGGAGGGGCTTACTGCTGGTGATGATGGTCGTCCAAATATAAAACTAAAAGCGTGCGCGTCTGTGTCTTACCAGGAAAGAGATCAGTGCATCTCATGAAGGTCTCCCAGTAGATCAGGCCCAGGGAGTACATGTCAACCTGCTTAAGTGCCGACTCGCAGTCCCTCAGGTTCACCGCCCCCTCCAGGACCTCCGGGGCCATGTAGCGGATCGTCCCCACCtggcagacagagaggggaaagagtGATGGTTGAGTCACGATGAAAGGTGAGGTTGAGACTCGAAGACGAAGATCCCAAAGCTCCAGAACACTCACCTCACTAATTGCGGTGTTCTCCTCCTCGCCGTGGCGCGCCGGCCGGTTCCCCGTCAGCTTCATGGACAGGCCGAAATCGATGATGACACATGTGGCGTCGGCCTTGACTAGGACGTTCCGGCTGTTCAGGTCCC encodes the following:
- the LOC117741187 gene encoding bone morphogenetic protein receptor type-2-like; translated protein: MALGRITMKSLAKFVFCLTILLTSVAATQGEERECAFTDQQQQWEVERVAGGEGRVSPENTTIRCAKGSRCFGLWEKSPPGEVRLVIQGCWTHLGDHQGCSDDRCVVTNLPPQIQNGTYHFCCCGSDMCNVNFTEDFPPPSPTTAQSPYPRPLRQEETIIIALATVSVLAVVAVAAFFGYRMMRGDGMQGLHNLNMMEAAGSESSLDLDNLKLLELIGRGRYGAVYGGSLDERPVAVKVFTAANRQNFLNECSIYRLPLLEHDNIAHFVAADERTGPEGRTEYLLVMDYYPHGSLSRYLGVQTSDWVSSCRLAHSVTRGLAYLHTELFKGDLYKPAVSHRDLNSRNVLVKADATCVIIDFGLSMKLTGNRPARHGEEENTAISEVGTIRYMAPEVLEGAVNLRDCESALKQVDMYSLGLIYWETFMRCTDLFPGESVPDYQMAFQAEAGNHPTFEDMQVLVSREKQRPKFPEAWKENSLAVRSLKETMEDCWDQDAEARLTAQCAEERLAELLLIWDRSKSVSPTLNPMSTTLHNERNRMTPKSGPYADQTSTYIEEQEGVAKNTQADTTGSVSGRAGAERNRNSINQERQQQANARLPSPEGSSTSTGLRGSPSASTTTTTMISDSEGPVGLAAVPVCLHLTQEDLETTKLDPKEVDKNLKESSDENLMEHSQKQFCSPDPLSPGSSSLLYPLIKMASEAAGTLDPATPISATIFPLPKQQNLPKRPSSLPLRTKPTKKESSSSSLRFKFGRSGKSNLRQVEGTKMNIGAVAGTNAAVEAHRGAGTNNTTALHANGSVNGAVNGHAGVSTMVAGGGMGFVGSSVTQNGSGALRSDDGRLSLGVITTSPDEHEPLLSREREQPGGRELAVSAAALRSARPNTNNNNSNTGHGRGDGESGGESDGGEEESGEGGSRETGGPPGESSGAGVAAPQREAPVTMRGEALLRQPRARRPERPNSLDLSFTTQDLTSLGEGLVQPDGAPGPGGDKIKKRVKTPYSLKKWRPTTWVISTDARGPEVNNNNGSSRGPAHSQSRPKSSSAIYLRGGSLASGPGDTHV